Genomic DNA from Streptomyces sp. PCS3-D2:
ACGAACCGGTCGCGAAGGTCTCGCCTGGGTGTCACTGCTGGTCACCGCAGCCCTGTACCTGCGGGGCCGGTACCGCGACCGGAGCTCACCATAGGGCGGTACGCAGCCGCCACGGCGCCACCGGGAGGCGGGCGTCGGCCCCGTCCCGGGGTTCCCCCGTCGGTCTGCGAGCGGAGCCGGGACGGACCTCAGGGCGCAGCCGTGGTCCAGTGGCCGTCCAGGGCTTGCCCGACGCTGTCGGCGAGGTCTGTCAGGCGGATCCTGTCGCCCGGGTGGAGTTCCTGCGTGGCGATGGCGGACCGCAGCCGCGCGAGGTGCTCGGCGACGACGGGCCGCTGCTCGGGTCCGCTGTGCCAGGCCAGTTCCCGCAGCAGCATGGTGACGCGGGACAGGACCGCGGCATCCGCCGCACCGTAGTGCAGCGGCTGGTCGACGGCCAGGTGGAGGAGTTCGGCGAGGGTCGCCCGGCGCAGTACGACGCGGACCCGGCCGCGGTCGTCGCGCAGGCGCCGGGGCGAGAGGTCGCGCTGTGCCATGGCGCACAGCAGCGCGGAGGAGTGCGAGAGGGCGTGGATCGCGGTGGTCGGATCGTTGACCCCGGGAGACAGCGCCCGGGTGGCCACGTCGGTGAGCTGGCGCAGACCGAAGGAGATGTCCTGATCGGGAGTGCGTTCGGGCGTGGTGCGCAGCGCACGGGCCGTCCGCTCGATCAGGAGGCGCCGCGTGTCCGGAGGGAACGGGGTGCCGGTACGGGACCAGGCGACCCCGGCGGGGGTACCGGCGATCAGTGAGCTTCCCGGGCACCGGTCGATCAGGACGACCGCGTCCGCCTCGATCGCCGCCGCCAGGAGTGCCTTCTCGTCCACGGCGGCCAGGAAGCCCGAGGTTCCCGCGGACAGGGACAGGGCGGTCCGGGCGTCGCCAGGGGCTTCCGGTGCCCCGGCGGCGCCCCCGGGGATGGCCGGGCGGGCCTCGGGGACGAGCCTGCGAAGGGTGTCGTCGGCGGCGACGTGCACATCGCGGAGCATGGTCTCCACCCTGATCTTGCGCGCCAGATGGGACAGGAAGGCCACGAGCGCGAACACGCTCGCCAGCGTGAGGAGGAAGGCGAGCGTGACCGAAAGCTGCGGCACGAACGGCGGTTGCCCGTCGGCCTCGGTGCGCACGGTGCGCAGTACGGTCAGGGCATAGGTGAAGGTGGCGAGGAACAGCGCGAGCGTGGCCTGCACGTAGCGGTCCTGATTGAAGGTCCGCAGCAGACGGGGGGAGAACTGGCTGCTCGCCAGCTGCAGGGTGACCACCGTGAGCGAGAACGTCAGGGCCGTGACACTGATCAGGGAGCCGGCGATCGCTTCCAGCACGGTCCGTGCCGCCGCTGGGCCGCCCCCGAACAGGTACGTCGTGAGCGACTGCGGCACGTGGTGCCCGATCCGCATGTCCAGCCTGGGCAGGCCCACGCCCGCGGCGACGGCGAGGAGGACGCCCAGGGTCGGCAACGGCCACAGCTGGGTCCGCAGCGTGTCGCGGGTCAGCGGACCTGCTCCCATGGGGCGTCTTCCTTCCGGTATGAGGACAGCAGGTCCCACCTTGGGGGCTGGTGCCGCCCGGAGGTCGCGCGCACACCGCGGTCCGGGGCCGCCGCATCCGGTAATTCCCCCCAACGGGCCCCTGCCGGCCCACACGGCGCCACGGGCCGGTCGGACGTGCCGGACTCCCCGGGTACGGCCCCCGGCCGGGCCCCGATCCGGCCTCGTGCCCGCCCTCCCGTACGCCGGGCCACGCCCCCGGGCCACCTCTCTCGGCGCGGTGGAGCGACGGCGGCCGAGTCGTAGGGCCACGATCTGCGACCCGCGACGGACACGACCGTCATCCGGGAGCCGTACGCACGCCTGCGCGCAGTACGCCGGAGCGGCCGGCGGCCGGCGGCCGGCGGGCTTCGGGCCGTCGAGGCGTGGGCGGCCGGTCAGGGGTGGGCTCCGGCCGCGTCGGCCGCCCGGGTGATGGCTTCACCCAGGCGCTCCCCGGTATACGCCTGGCCGCCCATGCCCCAGCCTCCGTCCGGGGCGTTGACGATGTTGATCCGGATGTCGTCGCGATCGTGGCCGGGCGTCATGAGCCCGTACGCGATGTCGGTGGCCCTCTCGATGAAGGCCGCTCGTGTCTCGACGGAGGCCAGGCCGATGTCGGGCAGCTTCAGTTCGATCAGCACGAGGGAACGGTTGGTTCCGCCTGCGTACACCGCCCACTGTCGGGGCGGTCGCGCGCGTCCCTTCCGGCTCCCCTGCCCCGGCCGTCGCGGCCGAAGCCGTGCCGGACGCCCTCAGCACGCGCGCGAAGACGGGCTCACCGGGTCTCGTGTGCGCCGTCGTGTCTGGTGGTGTAGCGGCTCGGGTCGGCGTCGAAGGCGGCCGCGCAGTGGGCGGAGCAGAAGACGTACTCGCCGGTGCCGGTCCGGCGGCGCGGCGCGGCCGGGTCCCTCGCGTCGATCCGCATGCCGCACACGGGGTCCACGGCCCGTCGTGCGGCGGCGGCGCTGTCGGGCTCCGGGTGTTCTTCGCCAGGATGCGGGTGAGGGCCCGTGGTGTCGGGGCGGCGGAGGGCGGCAGCGCGGTCGGCCGGAGTCTCGACCCGGGGCCGGACGCGGGCCGGTGCGGCGTGCGGCAGGGGAGTGGGGCGCCAGCGGCGCAGGCGGGAGGCGTTGGTGACGACGGACAGGGAGCTCAGCGCCATGGCTCCGGCGGCGATGATCGGGCTGAGGCGGATGCCCCACAGCGGGTAGAGGGCGCCGGCGGCGAGCGGGACGCCGACGGCGTTGTAGACGAGGGCGAAGAAGAGGTTCTGCTTGATGTTGCGCATCGTGGCGCGGGAGAGGCTGACGGCGGTGACGACTCCGCTGAGGGAACCGGAGATGAGGGTGACGTCGGCGGCTTCGATGGCGACGTCCGTGCCGGTTCCGATCGCGAGGCCCACGTCGGCGGCGGCCAGCGCGGGGGCGTCGTTGATGCCGTCGCCGACCATGCCGACGGTGCTTCCCTCGGCCTGGAGCCGGCGGATCTCGTCGGCCTTGTGCTCCGGCAGCACCTCGGCCAGCACCCGGCCGATGCCGACCTGGGTGGCGATCGCGGCGGCGGTACGGGCGTTGTCGCCGGTGAGCATGACCACTTCGATGCCGAGGCGCTGGAGGGCGGCGATGGCATCCGCGGAGTCGTCCTTGACGGTGTCGGCGACGGCCAGGACCCCTGCCGGCCTGCCGTCGATCCCGGCGAGCACCGGGGTCTTTCCCTCGGCCGACAGGCGCGCCGCCTCCGCGCTCAGCGAGCCGGTGTCGATGCCGGCGGTCGCCAGGAGGCGGGGGGAGCCCACGAGAACGGTGTGGCCGGCGACGGTCGCCCTGACTCCTTGGCCGGTGACGGATTCGAAGCCGGAGACGGGGGCCGCCGGCGAGGCTGCGCCGCGATCGCGGGTGCCGGCGACGATGGCCTGGGCAAGGGGGTGCTCGCTCGGCTCCTCGGCTGCTGCCACCAGCCGCAGCAGCTCGTCCTCGGTGGTGGCGTCGGCGGTGTGGACGTCGGTGAGGACGGGCTTTCCGGCGGTGACGGTGCCGGTCTTGTCGAGGACGACGGTGTCGATCTTGTGGGCGGTTTCCAGGGCCTCGGCGGAGCGGATGAGGATGCCGGCCTGGGCGCCCTTGCCGGTGCCTACCATCACCGACAGCGGGGTGGCCAGCCCGAGCGCGCACGGGCAGGCGATGATCAGCACGGCCACGGCCGAGACCAGGGCCAGGGTGAGGGCCGGCGGCGGCCCGAGGGTGAACCAGATGGCGAACGTGGCGACGGCGATGGCGATGACGGCGGGAACGAAATACGCCGAGACGGCGTCGGCGAGGCGCTGGATGGGCGCCTTGGACGCCTGCGCGGCCTGTACGAGGCGGATGATCTGGGCGAGCATCGTGTCCGCGCCGACCTTGGAGGCCCGTACGCGCAGGGACCCGGTGGTGTTGACGGTGGCCCCGATGACCTGGTCCCCGGTGCGCTTGGACACCGGCATCGGCTCGCCCGTCACCATCGACTCGTCGATCGCGGAGGAGCCGGTCAGGACCTCGGCGTCCACGGGGATCTTCTCTCCGGGCCGGATCACGATCTCGTCGCCGACGGTCACGTCCTCGACGGGGATTTCGCTCTCGGTGCCGTCCCGTACGACGCGTGCGGTGCGGGCCTGGAGTCCCAGGAGGGAACGGATGGCCTCGCCCGTGCCGGCCTTCGCTCGGGCCTCCAGCAGTCTGCCGAGCAGGATGAGGGTGAGGATGACGCCGACGGCCTCGTAGTACACCTCGCGCACGTCCTGCGGAAGGAGTCCCGGGGCGAGGGTGACGAGGAGGCTGTAGGCGTAGGCGGCGCTCGTGCCCAGGGTGATCAGCGAGTTCATGTCGGCACCGCGGTGGCGCAGCGCCAGCCAGCCGGTGACGTGGATCGGCCACCCGGTGTAGAACATCACCGGGGTGATCAGGGCCAGCTGGAGCCAGCGGTTCAGCAGCCATCCCGGTACCCAGTCGGCACCGAACAGCTCGTGCGCCATGACCGCGAACAGAACCGGAAGGGTGAGCACCGCACCGGTGGCGACCCGACGGGTCAGGTCCGCGATCTCCGCCTGCCGCTCGGCGACGTCGGCGGCCTCCGCCTCGGCCGCCGACCGCTCCACGGCGGAAGCCGGGGCCCCGCCGGATGGGCTGCCGGAAGCAGTGGCGGATGCGGTGGCGGCCCGCCCGGCGTCCGGAGGCGGTGCGGCCGATCCGGGGTCGCCGTCCGGTTCGACGAGCAGGGTGCCGTGGATCATGTTCATGCCGCAGGCGAAGCCGAACGAGCCTGGACGGTCGGGCCGCAGGTGCACCGTGGTGCGCGTGTGGGCGGGCAGCCCGGCGCTCACATGGAGATCGGGGAACACGACCCGGGAGGTGCACTCCCCTGACTCCTGCCGGTCGAAGACCAGCTCCAGCGGTGTGCCCTGCCGGACCTTGATCAGGTTCGGGCTGTAGCCGCCCCGTACGACCACGTCCACCCGCTGCACCCCGCCCTCCAGCCGGGCCGTTCCGGCCCGGCGGGGTCCGAAGAAGTACCAGCCCAACCCGCCGATCACCACGACGGCGGCCACGACGACCACCAGGTCAAGGGCGCCCATGGGCTCTCGCCTCCCTTCGGCCCGTCCCTTCCGGCCTCTTTCAGCATGCGCCCCCTCGCGCTGGTGCGCGGCAGGAGGGACCCGGCCGGAATGCGGCAGGGTGACGACGGCGGTGCGGGGCCCGCTACTCCATCCCGGTGATGTGGCCGCCGCTGTTGCACAGCGGGAGCGCCACCGACGGGGGCACCCTGGGGAAGTACCCGTCCAGCTTCAGCAGGTGCAGGAAGCGGGCTCCGTGTGCGCCCGAGCAGCCGATCCACAGACGGCGGCCCCTGGCGTGGAGCAGCCGGTCCGCCTCGACCAGGGGGGCCGCACCGGAGCTGTCCATGAAGTCGATCTCGCAGAGGTCGGCCACGACGTCACGGTTTCCGGCGTGCCGGAGGGCGTTGCCGAGGGCACGTCGTATGAGGGGAGCGCTCACGATGTCTGCATCGCCATGGCAGGAGACGACATAGTGGTGGGGATGGGCGAGATTGAGCGTGAAAAGGTGCACCACAACTCCGGGCGTGGAGTGTCCTCAGTCCGCCGGGGTCTGGGGCGGCACCTGGTTCATGCCCCCGTCTTTCCGAGGGGGGCCTGAAGCGCATGTTAGTGCCGTGTCACGGCGCCACGCCGATGACGCGAAATAAGCATGACGATAGGACTTATGTGGTGCGCCGGTCGTCCGGCCGAGGGCTTCACGGCTGGAGATCGGGGACCACGCTGTTGGGGTCCGTGATCACCTCCATGGCGATGTCCACCAGCTTGCGGTTGCTCCCGCGTGCCAGTCCACGGAGCGCCGTGAAGGCTTCGTCCAGGCTGGTGTCGAGCCGATGGGCGAGGAATCCCTTGGCCTGTTCGATCACCACTCGACTGTTGAGGGCGTACTGCAGCTGGTCCGCCAGGATCTCCTGGCGTCTCGTGGCCCGTTCCTGGAGGATGCCTATCGTGGCGATGTCCGAGAGGGCCTGGCCGAGCGCGGCACGCCGGTCGTCGAGCGGACCGGGTTCGTGCAGGAACAGGTTGAGCGCGCCGATGACGGTGCCCTTGTGCCGCATGGGTAGGGCACACACGCCGCGGAAACCTTCCTGTCGTGCCGCTTTGGCGAATCGCGGCCAGGGCAGGCTGGCCACATCCTGAGCCGGGTCCGGATCCGTGTAGTCGACTCTGCGTCCCTCCGTGTAGCAGGCGACGCAGGGGCCCTGGTGCCCCTGCAACTGAAGGAGTTCCAGCAGGCGCGTCTTCTCGCTGGACGCGGCGATCAGGTGCAGCTCCCCCTGCGGATTGGTCAGCAGGATGCCGGCGCCGTCCACCTCCAGGAGCGACACGCAGTGCTCGGCGAGTCTGTTGAGGAAGTCGATGATGTCGAAGTCCTCGACCAGGGTGTCTGCCAGCTCCACGAATGCGGAGGCCAGGGCCTCTTCCCTGTCCATCACTGTGTTCCTCCCTGACCGTTCACCTCGTCACCGGGCTCTTCGGCCGGCCCGCATCGCGGACTGTTGCCGTCGCTCACCGGTTCGAAGACGAGTTGGCCGGCGGTCATCTGCCGAGCGGCCTCCGACAGGGACATCCCGGCGCTGAAGGCATGGGCCCGCATCCGGGCGAACGCCTCCTCGATGCCGACCTGCATCTGAGAGGCGGCCATACCGGTTGCCTGGTAGACCTGAAGGCTCTCCGCTCCGAGACCGAGGGTTCCGGGCTCCGACGGGGCGCTGTCCTCGGACAGCGAGAGCAACTGGTTGAGCGCCACGGTGCAGAGCAGCAGGGCGTCACGGACCTGCAAGGGCATCAGATGCCCCGGCTCACGACGGTAGAGCGAGAGCGTTCCCAGGCGGATGGCCCCGACCTGGAGGGGGAAGGCGAAGGCCCCGCAGACGCCGTCCCCGTGGGCCTGCGGTGTGAAGCCGGGCCATCTCTCCAGGAAGCGGGGCTCCGCCAGGTCGCCCGCGGTCACGGGTTCCCTGCTGTCCCAGGCGTCGACGCTGGGCCCTTCACCCAGTGTGATCTGCAGGTCCTCCATGGCGCCGGCGACGCCGTCGGTGCTGTGCAGGGAGCCCCGTTGTTGACCGCGGCCGATGAGGATCGCCGCGGACTCCACCCCGCAGGCCTCGACCGCAAGCTCACAGACGATGGCGAGGTTCGGCAGGCCGGGAGCGGCGCGTTCGGTGAGCGCACGGTGGAGCTCCTCGGCACGTGCCTTCATGGTGGTGCCGCCCTCGGCGTGCGGATCGTGTGGATCATGGCTGTCCGAATCGCGACCCCGGTCCCGGTCGGTGGGGATGGACGTGGGGCCGGTGCCCGCCGCCAGGTGACTGATGCGTGGATTCATGGATGTGCAACCTCCGCGACCACCGTGGTCCCGGGGCGCGGGGAGGAGGGAGGGGCCGGGCGTCCCGAGCGAGGGGACCGTTGGTCCCGTCCGGCGGGCTCGAACGGCTCGAACGGCCGGGTGCGGCGCGATCCGGCCGCGCGGTACCGCAGTGGAAACGGGACCGGACGGCTCTCCCGCGGAGCCGTCCGGCCCTGTCAGCCCTCCCTCGGTACGAGGAACGTGGGAGAACCGGACGGACGGCTTGCTCGGCACCCAGGCAAGGGCGGGAGGCGCATGGAATTCTCCTGGAAACTCGAACTGCCTCGCGATCGGCTCGGCGTCGTGCTGGCCGTCAGGCTCGCCCGTTCCGCCTGCACCTCGATGGGGCTCGCAACCGGCGACACTGAGGCGCTCGTGAGCGTCGTGCACGCGGCAGCCCGGGACCTGTGGGGAAAAGGCTCCGCTCCCACCTTCTGGATGTCGCTGTCCGTGGACGAGGAGGTGTGCCGCCTCACCGTCCAGGGCACGGATCTGGAGAAGGCTGATCAGGAGGCGCCGCGGGCCGCACCGGACTCCGGTGGAGCACGGGGGCGACCGGTCGGCCGGTCCCGGGCCCGGAGCGCCGGATCCGCGTGCCCCGCGGGTCCGGGTGTGACGGGAAGTCCGGTGACCGCGGCCGTGAGGCTGCGCGGCCCCACGCCATGACGCAGGACTCCGGCTGACCGGAACCGCACATGGGAGTCGCAGGTCGAAGAGCTGGTGTGACCGGTCTTCGAGGAGCGCGTACGGGGTGTAGCCGGAGCCCGTGGAGAAGACCACCCGTCTGAGGAGGATGCGGCGGGGCCGTGGTCGGCCGGGAGGTGGAGTCTCCGGGGGAGGTGGTCGGGGTCGGGGAGGCGCTGTGCGCCGCCGCCGTGTTCCTCCGACTGCGGCCGAAGGACTGAACCGACCGATGGTCTTCACGGGGAGCGAGTCGGGCTGTGTGCTCGTTGACCTCTGGTGGGGGCGCTGAGCCTCCACGCCTCCGCCTGGCGGTCTGCCCCGGCTTGCGCTGGGGCAGAGCCGTGTGCTGGGTGTGGCGCGTGATGGACCGGTGCCGTGCGGTGCACGGGCCGGCCAGGTCGCGTGTCGGCCGGGGTGGCGGTCAGTTCTTGGTGCAGAGGGCAGCGGTGGTGGCGTCCGAGCCGTAGGTCTCCGTGTACCAGCCGCTGGCGCTCTGGGTCGGGCCGTTCGCCAGGACGTGGGCGGTGATGCGGCTGCCGTTGGTGGTGAGGTTGTCGAGGCGGTAGCCGCCGGTGGCCACGGTGCTGTCGGCCGGGCAGTAGGCGACCGACATCGGACGGTTGCTGCCCGTCCACTTGGCCGTGGGGCCCACGACGATGGTCTGCTCGCCCGGCTTCGCCTCGGGGACGCAGACGATGTTCGCGGTCACCGTGGAGTAAGCGGCGGACACCTGCCACCCGACACGGCCGTCCTGGACGATGGGGAAGCTGGCCAGGATGAACTGGTACGACTCGGTCGCTGAGCCCTGGAAGCCTCCGGTCATGTAGCCGGCGGACTGCACGGACATCCCCTCCGGGCACAGCACCGAGCTGGTGGAGACCTTGAACGTGGAGCTGTCCTGCGCGCCGGTGGGGCCCCACACGCTGGTGGCGCCGTCGGTCGCCGACGCCGGCTGGACCGCCAGCGTCGAGAACAGGGCCGCGGCGACGGAGACCACGAACGCGGCACGCCCCAGAGGACGGCGTGCGGTCGGCCGGGCGGCGAGGGATCGCTTGAAGATCATGTTTGCGATCCTGGCAGCCGCCTCCCTCACCGCCCAAACCGATTCACCCCGATTCACCCGTATGGTCCCCGACCCGCTGTCGTCGCAGGGGAGCCCTCATTCGGCACGGACGCGGGGCGACCGGGACACTGGGCTGCAGCGCTTCTCTTCGCCGTCACCACGCCGACGAGGGTCGGTGTGGTGACGGGAACCGGGACTTCTTCGGGCTGCGCCGTCCTCCGGACGGTGCAGCCCGAACCGCCGAGAGTCGATGGCCCGGACCGCCGATCCGGCTGTGAGCCAGTGGCGGGAGGGTAAACGCTGTCAACGGTGTCCTGGTCGGTGCTGGTCTGCCACT
This window encodes:
- a CDS encoding STAS domain-containing protein — translated: MVHLFTLNLAHPHHYVVSCHGDADIVSAPLIRRALGNALRHAGNRDVVADLCEIDFMDSSGAAPLVEADRLLHARGRRLWIGCSGAHGARFLHLLKLDGYFPRVPPSVALPLCNSGGHITGME
- a CDS encoding heavy metal translocating P-type ATPase — encoded protein: MGALDLVVVVAAVVVIGGLGWYFFGPRRAGTARLEGGVQRVDVVVRGGYSPNLIKVRQGTPLELVFDRQESGECTSRVVFPDLHVSAGLPAHTRTTVHLRPDRPGSFGFACGMNMIHGTLLVEPDGDPGSAAPPPDAGRAATASATASGSPSGGAPASAVERSAAEAEAADVAERQAEIADLTRRVATGAVLTLPVLFAVMAHELFGADWVPGWLLNRWLQLALITPVMFYTGWPIHVTGWLALRHRGADMNSLITLGTSAAYAYSLLVTLAPGLLPQDVREVYYEAVGVILTLILLGRLLEARAKAGTGEAIRSLLGLQARTARVVRDGTESEIPVEDVTVGDEIVIRPGEKIPVDAEVLTGSSAIDESMVTGEPMPVSKRTGDQVIGATVNTTGSLRVRASKVGADTMLAQIIRLVQAAQASKAPIQRLADAVSAYFVPAVIAIAVATFAIWFTLGPPPALTLALVSAVAVLIIACPCALGLATPLSVMVGTGKGAQAGILIRSAEALETAHKIDTVVLDKTGTVTAGKPVLTDVHTADATTEDELLRLVAAAEEPSEHPLAQAIVAGTRDRGAASPAAPVSGFESVTGQGVRATVAGHTVLVGSPRLLATAGIDTGSLSAEAARLSAEGKTPVLAGIDGRPAGVLAVADTVKDDSADAIAALQRLGIEVVMLTGDNARTAAAIATQVGIGRVLAEVLPEHKADEIRRLQAEGSTVGMVGDGINDAPALAAADVGLAIGTGTDVAIEAADVTLISGSLSGVVTAVSLSRATMRNIKQNLFFALVYNAVGVPLAAGALYPLWGIRLSPIIAAGAMALSSLSVVTNASRLRRWRPTPLPHAAPARVRPRVETPADRAAALRRPDTTGPHPHPGEEHPEPDSAAAARRAVDPVCGMRIDARDPAAPRRRTGTGEYVFCSAHCAAAFDADPSRYTTRHDGAHETR
- a CDS encoding GAF and ANTAR domain-containing protein — translated: MDREEALASAFVELADTLVEDFDIIDFLNRLAEHCVSLLEVDGAGILLTNPQGELHLIAASSEKTRLLELLQLQGHQGPCVACYTEGRRVDYTDPDPAQDVASLPWPRFAKAARQEGFRGVCALPMRHKGTVIGALNLFLHEPGPLDDRRAALGQALSDIATIGILQERATRRQEILADQLQYALNSRVVIEQAKGFLAHRLDTSLDEAFTALRGLARGSNRKLVDIAMEVITDPNSVVPDLQP
- a CDS encoding DUF2254 domain-containing protein — translated: MGAGPLTRDTLRTQLWPLPTLGVLLAVAAGVGLPRLDMRIGHHVPQSLTTYLFGGGPAAARTVLEAIAGSLISVTALTFSLTVVTLQLASSQFSPRLLRTFNQDRYVQATLALFLATFTYALTVLRTVRTEADGQPPFVPQLSVTLAFLLTLASVFALVAFLSHLARKIRVETMLRDVHVAADDTLRRLVPEARPAIPGGAAGAPEAPGDARTALSLSAGTSGFLAAVDEKALLAAAIEADAVVLIDRCPGSSLIAGTPAGVAWSRTGTPFPPDTRRLLIERTARALRTTPERTPDQDISFGLRQLTDVATRALSPGVNDPTTAIHALSHSSALLCAMAQRDLSPRRLRDDRGRVRVVLRRATLAELLHLAVDQPLHYGAADAAVLSRVTMLLRELAWHSGPEQRPVVAEHLARLRSAIATQELHPGDRIRLTDLADSVGQALDGHWTTAAP
- a CDS encoding GAF and ANTAR domain-containing protein, whose protein sequence is MNPRISHLAAGTGPTSIPTDRDRGRDSDSHDPHDPHAEGGTTMKARAEELHRALTERAAPGLPNLAIVCELAVEACGVESAAILIGRGQQRGSLHSTDGVAGAMEDLQITLGEGPSVDAWDSREPVTAGDLAEPRFLERWPGFTPQAHGDGVCGAFAFPLQVGAIRLGTLSLYRREPGHLMPLQVRDALLLCTVALNQLLSLSEDSAPSEPGTLGLGAESLQVYQATGMAASQMQVGIEEAFARMRAHAFSAGMSLSEAARQMTAGQLVFEPVSDGNSPRCGPAEEPGDEVNGQGGTQ